The Theropithecus gelada isolate Dixy chromosome 3, Tgel_1.0, whole genome shotgun sequence genomic sequence AAACTCAGCAGAAACAGGCTCAGTGGTCGGCATGaagacactctctctctctctctgttctagGGGATTTTACTCACTTTGGGACAAAAGCAATATAGTAGCATCTTTTCACTGACCAAGGTAACCAGAGTGTTGATCAGATCACACTGATACCTACAATTGGCCAAAATTAAATGAGAAGCATGGGGGGAGGTGCCAGGAAGCGGCAGGGGTACAGCATGTGAGACAGAGCAGATGCATGTGAGTGTGGTGTGATGAGGGAAGTGGCTGAAGAGCTGACACTTAAACCAGAATAATTTCAGAGGTGAAAAATTACCACCTCTCTTACTAGTGacattgaagagaaaaaaaaaattagggtttTTCACTGATATGTTACAAGCATTTAGgcaaaaacacaacagaaaccAAATCAAGTCACTATAAAGcagtaagaaaatattaaaaaaagacagtATCAAACTTTAGTGAATGTTATTCTAGGTCTCGAAAATTTAGATGTCTGCTTAAACTAAAATTTTGCCAAAAACAAATCCAAAGTGAAAAAGCAGCAATTGTAGTAAACACATTAACAAATATGcagatatagatacacatatgAATAATGCAAGAGATTTACAGAAATGTAGTTTTGGCACTTTTActtggattttttaaagaaagtgaatACAAATATCTTTGTACACAAATTCTCATTCTGGAGAAACAGGGTGTAGAATTACAAGGTACCAACATCTCCcttcttaaaaataacattgaaatgGATAACTGTACCTGTTAAATCTCCTGGTTggcaacttttaaaatgtgacttcCACCTAACTCCACAAATTTGacaaagttatttttgtttgtgtaagTGATACTGGTTATCCACTTCCAGTACATGTACCATTTGGCCAGAGGTCcataaataatattaacatttttcaatGTAGAAATCTTAAAGTTCTAAAGGGAAATACTGCTCAGTAGATAAATTCTCCTGGAATTTCTTGTAGCAAAGGTTCCTCAAATTTAAATCGTTTGGAAATGGCCTTTtgctccattttctctttttcagactGTCTGCATTGTCCTAGAGTATATGAAGTAACTACAATTAACTCCTCAGTTACAATGGATTCCTCGGTTTCTGATTTGTCAGTATCTGAATTAATTTCAGGCACAGAATGACCTTCTTGCAGGGCATTTGCTTCTTCTAGTGCCTTTTCCATTCTGAAAGAAGGCTCTTGAATACTGCTCTGTGTCAACCAGGGGTGCTTTAGACATTCTTCAGCAGTGGCTCGATCCCTGTAAAGATACATGTTTTACAGTTAAGACATGTTAGAACTTCAGTTAAAATTAGAGCATAAGGTACTGTATTTATTGTATTATACTTTGGGAAGTATGACAAGTTGGCAAAAATCTTAACTGCGATTCCTGAATAAAACTATTAGTCTTGGAATTTGGGTGCAATTTCCCACAATGCTgaaaattttgtgaaaatgttgaaatattttaagtaagtTATGTTTGAAACGCTCTCTTGAGAGACACCAAGAACAGATGGGAAGTATCTGCTAGAGATTAGCTGTCATTTCACTGTCAACTTCTACTAACCATGAATTATGAGTGCTGTTTACTGCCATGACACATTTGCAATAATACAGTTTtgctaattaatatttaaatcctGTTATACCGAGGTATGGTTcacattttctcaaaatattttcatttttgccccCTTTTCTTTCAACAGTTATATTAAGTCAAGGGTCTCACTTTTGTGTTCccattttggtgttttagatgtTGAACTATTTTTGGTTGGAGGAGATTCAATAAAAAACTGACAAGATCAATATTAAACTAATAAAAGTAATACTTACTCAGGTTTCTTAACTAAAAGTGTCCTGATGAAGTCAACAGCTGACTCAGACAAAACATCAAATTCTTCCTCAGAATAACTTAAATTCATCTGTGAGATGTTTAAGAATGTTTCTTGTTTATCATTGCCTAAGAAAGGTGATATTCCTGTAAGCATGACATATGTTAACACTCCAATGCTcctaaattagaaagaaaatgcaagaaaaatttAGTACCATACTCATTTCTTGAAACTAATTTGATCAATTTTTCATTAATAACTCTTACCACATATCTGTTGCCATGCTTATAGGATCATAACTAAGAATTTCAGGAGCTAGtatcagaaagagaagaaaacatttagtTTTTGTGGAAAAAATTCCTAATTTGCTCTTAGAGATAAAAAATTAAGCATTAGAAACTATAAGGCACTATTCAATGTTTGGGCTAAAATGAAAGGTTACCATGGATTAATATGAATTAATATAAAGCCTGACTAGATGTTTGTAATTAACTTGTTTACTTTTCACACTTCTACCCATCATTGTTGAGTCCtagtattttacaaatatttaaatattttaaaaacatcaaatataAACTGACAATTTCTACGTAATCAAGCATTGTCTCTATCAGATCATGGCTTTTAAAACTTTCTCACTGCCACTGACATTTCTGCTTCTCCATTGCCCCACCCTCACCTGTGGCACTTTCTCCTCTCACCTGGGCCTTTTCAACTACTTGTCCCACCCCTCTGATCTATTCTTTCTGTTGCAGTCAGAGTGAGCTTTTTAAAACATCTACCCATTAACAAAAAGTcaacaagattaaaaaaaaaattgggcattctgagactacaggcatgggaCAAAGGCAACTAAGTTGCATCTATagaattgagaaaaataatacgCTTCGAGGCTGGGtgcccagcactttgcaaggccaaggcgggaggatcgcttgaaccaggagttcaagaccagcctgggcaacacaataagactgtctctataaaaaataaacaaaagctagCCGAGTGTCATGGTGCattgcctgtagacccagctactggggaggctgaggtgggaggatcacttgagcctgggaggtaaaggctgcagtgagccgagacagtgccagtgtattccagcctgggtgatagagtgagaccatgtctccaaaaaaaaaaaaaaaagcaaaaaaaaaaagctttgataTAAAGTCAATTGCTGCCACACATAAACACAATAGAAAGACACTGCCAAATATGCAAGGATTcaggaaaaatattataaaaatactcctttaaaaaaatctcaatccAGTTAACTAAAGATAATGTTttttcaaaactatacaaataaggAGGCTAAACTATTAATAGGCAGTCAATAAGTACTGAATCCATggaaaaacagattaaaaactaaaaaactgtggtaattacaattaaaaaaaggaatgaaaatgttctatttctatgaaaaaacaaaatactcaAGGTCATGTATCTACTACTAATTTGTGACAAACCCCCATAGAATAAATGAGTGGGATGAAGAGGTTGGAAAGGAAATGCTAGGTATGCTAATCTCCTAAATTTTGATTTCTGAAATGGTTGAGTGAGAAACAGAGGTTGTAAATGTTAAAGTTTCAAAAGAAATGActaggaaattaaaaatgaaatgcatagCATCCAAATTACCGGGGAAGAAACGGTAAAACAGAGACCACATAGCAAGACTGTGGGAGGAGGGGTGCAGAAAATACCAATAGCTTACTTttttgagtgcttattatgtgctgAATACTGGTTTAAGGACTTTGTACAGCAAATCCAATGAAATCCTTATAAATTCCCTATGAGGTCGGTACTATTACTAGCCCCTTTTTATGGACAGATGAATCTGAGGTATAAAGAGATTTAAAGGTCAAGGTCACACAGGGCCAGAACTCAACACCAGTTTCTGTGTATATGTAAAATGACTGTGGGAAGCATAAACTCACCTTTTAAAAGGTGAgtcagggaaggaaaaaggagagtccctttgtttttctgtataaTGTACTTCTgaatcatttttagttttcttctttttggactGAGCTTGTATTTCCATTATAATGTTTTGAGATGGGGAAAGGCTCttgacagaaaatttaaaatttactaagGAACAGAAAGCTCTAAAACAAatcactagcctgggcaacacagtgagatccatctttaccaaaaagaaaaaaaaacaacaaaaaactggccCGCtgtgttggcacgtgcctgtggtcccagctacttgggaggctgaggcaggaggagttcaAGTTGGgagctgcagcaagctatgatggtgccactgcactccagcctggtgacagagtgagactctctcaaacaacaacaacaaagaaagcattaaaacaaaataaaaacccaccCTATTCAGGGCAATAATtactattttgatttttcagCTCACAGACCTACATTCTTCAGTCTTGTATATTGGAACTTACAATGGTATCCATTAATTTTGGCTAAAACACTTGGGTTGCTGCTTTCCCTAAAGAAACACTATTAAGTCATATCCCAAAAACTTACTTAGTGGTCATGATGCATATTAGTCAGCATACTGAAAATTAAGTATTCTGGCccactaaaatatataaaaaaattttaaaggttgTTTCTGTGCCTGTGGCATCTTTTATTACCTAATTaaggatcttttaaaaaatctctaaattATTTTCTGGACTATCATTGCCATACAGGTTTGTTTTCTTCAACCCTATCGCCCCTCCTCAGTCTTTCTGTGCTCCGgatacctcttttcttataacATCCTCAGTCTTTCAAGAACTACTCACTCCTTTTACCCTCCTCTCTGAAAGGAGACCCCTCTCTCTTCATTCCCCCTCTTATAGCCTATTTGCCCACTTCACGCTTCTACTCTCAGGCAGAGAGTCTTCCCTCAGGCCCAGGCCACAGCCTTCTCCATTCCTGCCACAGCCACCCTCCCTTCTCCCAGGTCTGCTGGCAGCCTAGGTGACTTCCACACTGATGTCCATGACTCAGACAGCCTACCTTCACAGCTTCTTGATTTCCTGGTCTAAAAAATTGCCTTTCCAGCCTTACATCCAAGTCCTCATAATTACAAAGAGCTATTTCacactgaaattttaaatattaatattccttttttttttttttttgagacggagtctcactctgttgcccaggctggagtgcagtggcgcgatctcagctcactgcaagctccgcctcccaggttcatgccattctcctgcctcagcctcccgagtagctgggactacaggtatgcaccatcacgcctgactaatttttgtatttttagtagagatggggttttgccatgttggccaggctggtctcagattcctggcctcaagtgatccgcccaccttggcctcccaaagtgctgggattacaggtgtaagccactacacctggcctaaatattaatattctaaTCTCTGGTCACAACCTCTCAATTTCACAGCCTTATTCTATAGATACCTTTAAAAAAACATCAAACTATTAATCTTTCAAACTCCAATTTTCCTCAGTCTATCAAAGAAAGTCATAGTTGACTTCTTTGATGACACGCCTAGATCCATGGCGTATCATCATTCAGCTGCTTTCTTGCTGCTACCTTCGATGTTTAAGCTCGTTTTTCTTTCTCCCAGAAACACTCAACCATGGATCCAACCAGATGCCCTCTCTGCTCCACACTTCTATGGAACCTCAGACTTGGCAATGCCTTTGTCAATGTTTGTTACCAACCAAAACATCCTTAAAGATCCTTACTTGTTAAATAGTCTCCCACCCTCAAATAAGCTAATATCCCACTTTGTTAAGAAAATCCTCTCCTATTCATTTTAGAAGTAATCCCTTCAAATTCTCTTAGCCCTGTAGTGAAGAGACAGTGAAGACATCACCAGTTTAGTATCCTACTCTTGAAAGTTTTCCATTGTAAAATGTAATCCAAAGGAATAAATCTCTGATGGTAGAATTTCAACATAGCAGACAGCTGGTTCCACTATGAGTCATGCCCCATGGACAAGTCCCCTAATGAAGGTGATGCCTAACCCCAGAGCAAAACTACTTTTATGAATACTTACCCACATATTCAGGGGTACCCATAATTTCTCGGAGCTCTTCACTGTTCTTCAATATTCTTGAAAGGCCAAAATCAACAATCTTAATGTCACCCAATGGAGATTCGCTTGTCAACAGAATATTCTGAGGCTAAAAAACAACATACCCCCACAAAAATCAATACAACTATGATTAAGTACACAAAACATGTAGCCCATAAAACATACATTTCACCTGTGAAACTGAGACTGAGGAATTTAACAGTAAACAGTCAtttgttaaagaaatatttttacaatatacTTCCTACTATGTATAAGGTAGCAGGACTGTACTCTCTTGTATTTTCAGTCTCTTCCCCTACCCTGGCTCTTCCTCAGCATATAAACAGGTTTCTATCCCCACCTCATGGAAACCATTCCCCATGACCCTGAATCTCCTGCAGGTAGTAGTATCTCCTACTATTCCCTCAAAGCTCAGTTTCTTGAAAGCATGGTCAAGCACAATTGGTATCGTTTTCTCAGTCCAACTAAATCTCTTTTGCCCCCTCGACTGAATCTGCCTTCATTAAGGTCACAATAACTTCAATAATCAAAGACCCACCAAATCCCATCTGTGTCTTTCAGGGACTATTCTGCATGCAATGATTTCTGTAGCACTGGGCACTGTTAAGCATCCTTATATTGATGAAATTCCTCCCCGTTTTCTCCACCTTGgatctcttccttcttctacaGAGCCCTCACTATTTTCTCAATGTTTTCCTTCTGTCctccttttaaatatttgtgctGTTTAGGATCTCTCGCTGCATGGCCAACTCTTCTCCCACCACTCTGCATTCTATTTTGGAGCAATTTCATCTACTTCCAAAGCTTCAGCTGCCACTTACATACTGATGACTTCTACCCTAAGTTCTCTCTGGACTTGTGAGTGGGGACATGTGGGGTGAGGACACGTACAGTAATGGGAAAGAGCTCCCCAGAGCCACAGAATCAGTGGGGTTCATATCCGTGGAGTCATTTTTACCCAAGGGAAAATAACCTAAGATACTTTCACATAAAAAGACAAGTAAATATATTATGGACTAGAATgtaaaattcattaaatttttaaaacacaaaatttgaaAGGAAAGTTTGTGTTTGCATTATAAAGAGTCCTCACTTAATGTTTTCTGACATTAAGAATATTTCCAAAGGTAAGCTGAGAAACATTGGTAAATTACAAATACTTCACTATAACACCCAGTGTTTTAAGATTGGGTCCCTGCTTCCTTTTCAAGATTAATTTCCTGTCATGGCTCCAAAGGCAATCTGTGCCCCAAATCAAACAGTCTGTAATCCCTAAATAAGACAGCTACTCCCACATCTCATGCCTTTGCACATGTACCGCCTTTGTTCAGGAtgccctctccccttctctccctgacAGATTTATTCTCATCCCTCATTCCATGCATGATGGGTCTCAATAAAGCACCAATTCCTCTGTAAAGCCTGCCCTGGTTTCCCCTGCTCCTTCCAGGGAGGGCTTGATGGCTGCCCCGTTCCTGCTGCACAGCATGGTGTATACAGCATGCTTACTCCATTGTTTGGTTAGCTGTTTGTTTCTGTCTCCATCACATTGGTCCCCTAGATGCACAGAATGAATGTTcacatttcctttccttccattcATATTCTGCCCCTCCATCTGACTTCTGTCCTCTCATTCCACTACAAATCACAAAATCAAGTGATATTTTTCCAATGCTTTCTTCTGAACCACTCCCTTAGCAGTGTTTGACAAACCACTCCTTCCTTGTTTATATATTACTTTTCTCTTGGCTCTCATGACAAAACACTGTCCTGGCTTTCTTCCTATCTCTGGCTGCGTCTTTCATCTCCTCTGAGGGGCCACCTTCTTTTACCTGGTCCACTGGATGCTGGGTTTCTCCCGGCTTGATCTTGAGGCCTTTCCTCTTTTTACTCCAAACTCTCAGCTTGCATGATCTGCACCCAAGGCTTAAATATCACCTACACCTTATGactcacaatttttttctttctttcagacctCTTCAACCAGCTGCTTACCTATTATCTCCCCTTTGATGTCTCAAAGGTACCTCAAATTCAACATGACCAAAAACAGACTCCTATTTTCCTTCCTAAATCAGATTCTCCCTATGCCAATGACAGGTGTCTCAGTGAATGCTATGATCATCCCTCAGAACAGAAGAGAACACTAACAATCATCTTGGCCATTCCTTTCCTCCCCGCTCTTCCATTTAGCTAACATGTCACCATAGTTGATTTTAAGTACTAAATTCCAAGCATTTCTAGACTTGGCCTTTTTCTCTCCATCCACAGAAAACCAAAGCTACCTTTCTTGCTCTACTGCGATGGCCTCTTCAGTGTTTTGCTAGGATCCATTTTGCCCACATTGCAGCCAGGAGGTTCTTTTGTATTATATAAATTAGATCTGTTGTCCCCTTTCCTAAACCCTTCCACAGCCTCCCACTGCTCTTAGATAACCTCCAAACTCCTTTGCATGGTGTGCATGTCCTGAGGTCCAGCTTCTGCCGAGCTAGCTCTCCAGACTCATCATATGCCATGATACCCCTGGCTCCATGAAGATGGGTCCCACAGGACACTTTCCAGTCTCTCACACTTGCCATGCTCCCTCTCACAAGAGTGAATTTGTATATGGTATTCTCTCAGTCTAGAACacttttttccattctttgcCTAGTCTCAACTTGGTGAGAAGGCCTAAGATGGCAGTGAAGCAGATTACAATTTCCATCCATGAGAGGGGCTGcaatatgaaaaaggaaattgaggcatagatggtccctctttttttgagatggagtttcgctctttcacccaggctggagtgcagtggtgcaatctcggctcactgcaagctccacctcctgggttcacaccattcttctgcctcagcctcccgagtagctgggattacaggcgcccaccaccatgcccagataattttttgtatttttagtagagattgagtttcaccgtgttagccaggatggtatccatctcctgaccttgtgatccacccgtctcggcctcccaaagtgctgggattacaggcgtgagccaccgcgcccagccagatggtccctctttttaaaaaggatctTACCTTCTACCCAACCACCCATCCTACCCTTTTCTATTATGAAAATGCCTGTAAGTTTATCAGGCTGAATTCAAAGAATGGGAAGAATCTACAGCTTCACGAGCACAGAAACCACAGTACTGATTAATCTTTTATCACTGTGATCAGTGCCAGCCACACATTAATATTGTTGGGTGAATGAATGGGAGAAACAtaactaaaaaaattaagaggGTGTCTATTTTGTGTCAGGACTGGTAGTAGTATAAATATAAGGAATAAGAACACCCTACTGTCAGAGTTTATAATCAAGAGAAAATAGACggacctgccaggctcaagtcaCTCCTCTGTGAATTGCACCGTGAGAGCAATATATACAAAGTACTCAGGCGATAAATATATCAGAGTGATTAATTCTGCCCTGGAAAATTACAGAGGAGCTATGTGAGCAGACCCTGAAGGGTAAAAAGATttcctcatttattcaacaaatatttactgattgcCTAATGAGCTAGGCCCTGgggaaataacagaaaacaagacACGAGTCCTCTCTTTTGGAGCCCTGCATCTTAATGGAGACAAATAAATACACCTTGGGTCGCTTTAAGCACTATGGGGAACTCAAAGCAGGGTGATGGGCGAGATGGGTTGCCTGGGGTGTGTGCACGGGCATGCTATCTTTAGGGGAGTCAGAGAAGGCCTTTCTAAGAAGGCAACCTGAAGGAGGAGAGGATGATGTTAAAAAAGAGCCAGTCACGGCTCAGTGTCCTGGAGGGGTTGGGGTAAGCAggaggcattccaggcagagggaagagcaagtaTAGAGGCCGTACTGCTGTGGAGCATCTGCAGGAAATCCTGTGTGGCTGGAGGACAGCACAAGGCAAAAGGGGTACGAGTGGTAGGAGGCATGAGGTTGGAAAGGAAATGGCTAGGAGATCACAGGGCTTTGTAGGCTATTCTGGAGTAAATGGCAGAAGacaggccacattttctttgttaattaGCTTCTAGCTAATTCTTCAGGAAAAAAGCACCTATGTAGCATCATGACTATGAGTCCTCAGACTTTTCAaggcaattttaattttagtacGTTAATAAAATACTACAGTACAAcaaaagggctgggcgcagtggctcatgtctttaattccagcaatttgggaggccgaggtgagtggactGTTTGAGCTtaggagcctgggcaacatgatgaaaacctgtctccatcaaaaatacaaaaaattagccaggcttggtggtgtacatctgtagtcccagctacttgggaggctgaggtgggaggatcacttgagcctgggaggcagaggttgcagtgagccaagatagtgccactgcactccaatctgggtaacagagtaagaccctgtcaaaatcaaaaaacaaaacaaaacaaaaattatagtaATTTTTTGATGACCACAAAATGTCAATTGTTCAGTGACACATATTCATAATTGAATGTTTTGCCCTTTCCAGTGCACACAAAATGCCAAGTGAAATACTGCTAGGGAAAATCTTCACCAAATCTTGAGATATTCTTGTGATTAGTAAACATGTACATTATATGAATGTTCTTAAATACCATTTGTTCccttaaaatagtttaaatgtttttcccttttatgTGTGTACACTTTATATTCCCTGAGAAATGCTTTCTTTAGTTACTACGCAAAAACTAATTGGTTCGGTGGTAATGTTGTAAATCCTAAATTAGTGTGatcaaattattaaaatcttATTGTATGAGACGCCTAGGCCCTGTTACATGCATCTGTGATACACCAGTGTGACAGACTTTCTAAAAATGAAGTTAAACAACTGAGAGAGAGGTTGCTAGAAAAAACATATTTCTCATAAAATCAGAGCTATTTCAGGGGatttcagttaatatttattatgtggcCTTTACCAACTGTGCCCTATTTTGACCACagggctctttttaaaaatagactttgctcctctgaataaaatatatgtacaattaCAGGACTATAATCTCTGTCTCTTCTTCGATGGTGAAATGTATCTACTTCCAATAAGCTGAAATACATGTCCTGAAAACAAAGCTAAGTACCTCAGCATTTACAATTTAGTTAAACTTCCTTTCTAGGGAATCCAGTTCATGATAAAGAAGTTGTGGCACATAAAACCTAgttctatttaaaatgtatgaatccCAGGTagtaagggagagaaagaagcaagGTCAATCAGTAGAGAGGTGATGACAGTGGAATAAGCAGAAAACCTGCAGACGGTCCTTAAATAGATGGTGGCTGTAGGGAAGTCTTTTATTTATCTCAGTATCTTCATCTTCGTACATAATCCATTTAACGTTTACTGAACAATCACCACTGGAGAAGATTTAGTGGCTAAGATCACTGTAAAGTTGAGGTTAACCTGCTCAATAAGGCTTAGGGTATTATGGACAGGGTTTTAAGGAACATTTTATCAGGCAATTAAAGTTCTAGTACATTAACTATTAAAAACCAGGTTAGAGTAGAGAAATAGGTAAATAATCCTGTCTAAATTAATTTGGGGGActgtttagaaatgtttttgttaCCCCTACTTTCAAGTAATATACTGATGCTTAAATTTAAATCTCATATGGAAAGTCCCAGCTTCTGGCCACTTTTTTTGAAATTAAGTTTTAGAAATTaaggttttaattaaaaaaaagtttttgagacaggatctcattctgttccccaggctggaatgcaggggtgcaatctcagctcactgcagcctcgaactcctgagctcaggcaatcctcctgcctcagcttcctccgtagctgggactataggcgcatgccaccatggctggctgagtttttaattttttgtagagacgaggtctcgctatgttgcctgggctggtctcaaactcctgggctcaagtggtccttctacctcagcctcccgaagtgctggtattacaggtgtgagccaccacacctggccttcttcTAGTCTACTTTTAACCATAAGCATAACTGGGTGGAAAAATTAAGTGATAGAATCCTAGTatagttgtcccttggtatctggTGGGGATTGGTCCAGGGACTCCTTGCAGATACAAAAATTTGTGATGCTCCAGTCCCTGAGAGGAagtggtgtagtatttgcatataacctaagcATATCCTCCTGtaaactttaaatcatctctaggttactcagaatagctattataatGCCACACATCACCTCATTTGTATGGATTCAATGAAATACTTAGTGGGGGGCCAATTC encodes the following:
- the STK17A gene encoding serine/threonine-protein kinase 17A, which encodes MIPLEKPGSGSSSPAATSGSGRAGRGLSGPCRPPPPPQARGLLTEIRAAVRTEPFQDSYSLCPGRELGRGKFAVVRKCIKKDSGIEFAAKFMRKRRKGQDCRMEIIHEIAVLELAQDNPWVINLHEVYETASEMILVLEYAAGGEIFDQCVADREEAFKEKDVQRLLRQILEGVHFLHTHDVVHLDLKPQNILLTSESPLGDIKIVDFGLSRILKNSEELREIMGTPEYVAPEILSYDPISMATDMWSIGVLTYVMLTGISPFLGNDKQETFLNISQMNLSYSEEEFDVLSESAVDFIRTLLVKKPEDRATAEECLKHPWLTQSSIQEPSFRMEKALEEANALQEGHSVPEINSDTDKSETEESIVTEELIVVTSYTLGQCRQSEKEKMEQKAISKRFKFEEPLLQEIPGEFIY